A DNA window from Prosthecobacter debontii contains the following coding sequences:
- a CDS encoding IS66 family transposase, giving the protein MRPRASTLKIVASSPTSCKACSRDADIYLAVSQAKAISYVLNLWDKLSVYLRDGRVCIDNNRIENAILPSAIGKKNWLFMGDPKSGDRAAVFYTLIGKCHREDITAEAYLTDLFTRLPTETNGSS; this is encoded by the coding sequence ATGCGCCCCAGAGCATCCACTTTAAAAATCGTAGCTTCTTCTCCCACAAGTTGCAAAGCTTGCAGCAGAGACGCAGACATCTACCTCGCAGTCTCACAGGCAAAGGCCATCAGCTACGTGCTGAACCTGTGGGATAAACTCAGTGTTTACCTGCGGGACGGTCGTGTTTGCATCGACAACAACCGGATCGAAAATGCGATCCTCCCCAGTGCCATCGGCAAAAAGAACTGGTTGTTCATGGGAGATCCCAAAAGCGGTGATCGCGCCGCCGTATTCTACACGCTGATTGGCAAGTGTCACCGCGAAGACATCACCGCGGAGGCCTATCTGACCGACCTCTTCACACGGCTGCCCACCGAGACCAACGGGAGCTCATAA
- a CDS encoding HPr family phosphocarrier protein, with protein MTLSKDLTIRNKMGMHARPAAQFVKRASKYKCDIWVEKDDEPVNGKSIMGLMMLAAGRGETIKLTTEGVDAEAAMADLEELIATGFGDTE; from the coding sequence ATGACACTCTCCAAAGACCTCACGATCCGAAACAAGATGGGCATGCATGCCCGTCCGGCGGCGCAGTTCGTCAAGCGGGCCAGCAAATACAAATGCGACATCTGGGTGGAAAAAGACGATGAACCCGTGAACGGCAAGAGCATCATGGGCCTCATGATGCTGGCCGCAGGGCGTGGAGAAACCATCAAGCTCACTACCGAAGGCGTGGACGCCGAAGCCGCGATGGCCGATCTGGAGGAGCTGATCGCGACGGGCTTTGGCGATACGGAGTAA